Within the Acidimicrobiia bacterium genome, the region GCGGCGATCGTGGCCGCGTGTCCCGACCGCGCCGCGCACTTCGTCGGCGGGCACCCGATGGCGGGGTCGGAGCAGGACGGCGTCGACGGCGCGGACCCGGATCTCTTCGTCGGCGCCAGCTGGGTGCTCACGCCGACGGCAGCCACCGATCCCGACGCGTTCACCGTCGTACGGTCGCTCGTCGGGATGGTCGGTGCGGAGGCGATCGCGGTCGAGCCCGAACGTCACGACGCGCTCGTCGCGCTCGTGAGCCACGTTCCGCAGCTCGCGGCGTCGACCCTGATGGACGTTGCGGGCAGCGCGGGTGAGGAGCACCGCACGCTCATGCGGCTCGCCGCGGGCGGCTTCCGCGACATGACGCGCATCGCGGCCGGTCATCCCGGCATCTGGCCCGACATCCTGAGTGCGAACCGCGACGCGGTGCTGCGCGCGCTCGACGACTACGTCGCCGCGCTCGGCGCGGTACGCACGCTCGTCGAGTCCGGCTCGCGCGACGGCATCCTCGATCTCCTCGAGCGCGCCCGCCGCGCGCGCCGCAGCCTCCCCGTCGGCACACCGCCGCCCGAGGAGCTCGTGGAGCTGCGCATCCCGGTCGCCGACCGGCCCGGCGCGATCGCAGAGGTCACGACGCTCGCGGGCCGGCTCGGGATCAACGTGTTCGACTTCGAGATCGCGCACTCGGGCGAAGGTGGTTCCGGTGTCATCGTGCTCGTGACCGCGGCGACGGGCGTCGACGAGCTCGAGTCCGGCCTCGTGGAGATCGGCTACCACGTGTCGCGCGGAGCACTCACGTGAGCGCGAGCGCGAACGAGATCACCGTCGGCGGCGCCCGCCCGCTGCGGGGTCGGTTGCGCGTTCCCGGCGACAAGTCGATCTCGCACCGCGCCTTGCTGTTCGCCGCGATCGCCGACGGTCGCAGCACGGTCACCGGGCTCGCGACCGGCGACGACGTCGCGTCGTCGCGCGCCGCGATCGAGCTGCTCGGCGTGCGCGCGAAGGGCACGACCGAGCGGCTGACGATCACGGCGAGCGGGTTCGACGGCTTGCGCGAGCCCGGTGGCGTGGTCGACTGCGGTAACTCGGGCACGAGCATGCGCGTGCTGTCGGGCCTGCTCGCGGGCCGGCCGTTCCTCTCAGTGCTCGACGGCGACGCGTCGCTGCGCCAGCGGCCGATGGCGCGCGTCGTCGAGCCCCTGCGAGCGATGGGTGCGACGATCGACGCGCGCGCCGACGGCACGCTCGCGCCGATCGCGATCCGTGGCGGCGGGTTGCGCGGTGGATCGTTCACACCGAGTGTCGCGAGCGCGCAGGTGAAGAGCGCGCTCGTGCTCGCGGGCCTGCAGGCGTCGGGCCCGATCGAGATCACCGAGCTCGCGCCGAGCCGCGATCACACCGAGCGCATGCTCGCCGCACTCGGCGCGCCGGTGACGGTCGGCGACGGTGTCGTGCGCGTCGGCGCGGGACAACCTCAGGCGTTCGAGCTCGCCGTGCCCGGCGATCCGTCGTCGGCGGCGTTCTTCGTCGTCGCCGCGTGCATCACGCCGGGTTCGGAGCTCGTGATCGACGACGTCGCGCTCAATCCTTCGCGCATCGCGTTCGTCGACGTGCTCCGACGTATGGGCGCCGACATCGACGTCGAGGAGGTCGAGGTGCGGGTGGGCGAGCCGGTCGGCTCGATCACCGTGCGCGCCGCCGACCTGCACGGAACCGAGATCGCAGGCGCCGAAGTCGTCGCGGTGCAGGACGAGATCCCCGCGCTCGCGGTCGCAGCCGCGTTCGCCGACGGCGTCACCGACATCCGCGACGCCGCGGAGCTGCGCGTGAAGGAGAGCGACCGCATCGGGACGGTCGAGCAGGAGCTCGGTCAGCTCGGCATCGGCGTGGAGTCGCGCGCCGACGGCCTGGCGATCCGCGGCGGCCGACCGCAGGCCGCAACGATGAAGGGCCATGGCGATCACCGCATCGCGATGGCCGCCGCGATCGCGGGGCATGCCATCGAAGCCGACTCGACGGTGCGGGGCTGGTCGATCGCGGCGGTGTCGTATCCGACCTTCCTCGACGATCTCGCGAGCGTGACCGGCGGCGGCCATGACTGACGGCGTGGGCGACCCGATCGTCGCGATCGACGGGCCGTCGGGCTCGGGGAAGTCGACCGTGGCGCGCGGCGTCGCGACCCGACTCGGCTACGACGTCCTCGACACCGGCGCGATGTACCGCGTGGTCACGCTGCTCGTGCTCGACGGCGGTGTCGAACCCGACGACGGCGCGGCGGCGGCGAAGCTCGCCGAGGCGATGGATCTGGAGCTGGGGGAGTCGACGCGAGTCGACGGCCGTGACGTGAGCGCCGCCATTCGCGGGCCCGAGGTGACCGCGGCGGTGTCGACGGTGTCGGCCCATCCCGCGGTGCGCGCGGTGCTGGTTGCGCGCCAGCGCGCGTGGGTCGCGCAACGGGGCGGTGGTGTCGTCGAAGGGCGCGACATCGGTACCGTCGTGTTCCCCGACGCGCGCGTGAAGGTGTACCTGACCGCGAGCGACGAGGAGCGCGCCCGGCGCCGTCAGCGTGACGAGCACGCGGCCGATCGCAGGGTCGAAGTCGACTCGGTGCACGCCGACCTCGCGCGCCGCGACGCAATCGACTCGAACCGCAAGGTGTCGCCGCTCCAGGCCGCACCCGACGCGCTCGTGCTCGACACGACCGGTCGCGCGGTCGACGCCGTCGTCGACGAGATCGTGGCGCGCTGGGACGCAGCCGGGAGGACGGCGTGACGTTCTACCGCTTCGTGCGCTTCTTGGTCGTCGGCTACGTGCGGGTGGTGTACCGCGCGCGGGTCATCGGGCGCGAGCACGCGCCGAGCGGCCCGTACGTGATCGCGCCGACGCACCGCTCGATGCTCGACATCCCGCTCGTGGGCGCGATCACGACCCGCCGCGTCCGCTTCATGGGGAAGCAGTCGTTGTTCCGCGTGCCCGTGCTCGGCGCGATCTTCTCGGCCCTCGGCGGCTACGCGGTCGCGCGCGACGGATCCGACTTCGGTCCCGTGCGCGAGTCGTTGAAGATGCTCGCGACCGGAGAGCCGGTTGTGGTGTATCCCGAAGGCACGCGCCAGCACGGACCGGAGATCGCACCGCTCCAGCCGGGTGCGGTGTACCTCGCGCTCAAGGCCAACGTGCCGATCCTGCCGGTCGGCATCGCGGGCGTGGAGGAGACGTTCCGCAGCCGGAAGCGCTGGTCCTGGGGCTTCGGGCGCATCGTCGTGGTCGTGGGCGAGCCGATCGTTCCGCCGCCGCGCGAGAGCTCGGTGGTGAAGCGCGCGGTGGTCGACGAGATGTCGGCCGACCTGCGCGTCACCCTCCAACGACTCTTCGACGAGGCCTACCGCATCCGCGACGGCACGGCCCGGGTCTAGCCGAGGTCGGTCAGCACGTCGGAGGCGTCGATCGAGCGGTCGGCGCCGAACGGACCGCCGGCGTCGCGGGCGCGGCGAGGGTCGCCGCCGACGACGAAGGCAGCCGCGGCGTCGAACGCGGGCAACAGCTCGCGCAGCTCGCGCGGCGGTGGGAAGTACTCGTCCTCGTCGGTCACGCGGACATGGGTGACGCCGGCGCGCGGATCGAGCAGCGCGATCACGCCGTCGACGAGCTCTTCGGGCGCGCTCGCGCCCGCGGTCACGCCGACGACGCGCGCGTCGC harbors:
- a CDS encoding lysophospholipid acyltransferase family protein; translated protein: MTFYRFVRFLVVGYVRVVYRARVIGREHAPSGPYVIAPTHRSMLDIPLVGAITTRRVRFMGKQSLFRVPVLGAIFSALGGYAVARDGSDFGPVRESLKMLATGEPVVVYPEGTRQHGPEIAPLQPGAVYLALKANVPILPVGIAGVEETFRSRKRWSWGFGRIVVVVGEPIVPPPRESSVVKRAVVDEMSADLRVTLQRLFDEAYRIRDGTARV
- the cmk gene encoding (d)CMP kinase; this encodes MTDGVGDPIVAIDGPSGSGKSTVARGVATRLGYDVLDTGAMYRVVTLLVLDGGVEPDDGAAAAKLAEAMDLELGESTRVDGRDVSAAIRGPEVTAAVSTVSAHPAVRAVLVARQRAWVAQRGGGVVEGRDIGTVVFPDARVKVYLTASDEERARRRQRDEHAADRRVEVDSVHADLARRDAIDSNRKVSPLQAAPDALVLDTTGRAVDAVVDEIVARWDAAGRTA
- a CDS encoding prephenate dehydrogenase/arogenate dehydrogenase family protein, with product MSATTGAPPRVRRVAVLGTGLIGGSIGLALARRSVEVVGFDASSERLERARELGAVTKVAGSLADAVRGVDVAVVAVPVGHIGALATEALAAGARVVTDVGSVKAPVVAAIVAACPDRAAHFVGGHPMAGSEQDGVDGADPDLFVGASWVLTPTAATDPDAFTVVRSLVGMVGAEAIAVEPERHDALVALVSHVPQLAASTLMDVAGSAGEEHRTLMRLAAGGFRDMTRIAAGHPGIWPDILSANRDAVLRALDDYVAALGAVRTLVESGSRDGILDLLERARRARRSLPVGTPPPEELVELRIPVADRPGAIAEVTTLAGRLGINVFDFEIAHSGEGGSGVIVLVTAATGVDELESGLVEIGYHVSRGALT
- the aroA gene encoding 3-phosphoshikimate 1-carboxyvinyltransferase; this translates as MSASANEITVGGARPLRGRLRVPGDKSISHRALLFAAIADGRSTVTGLATGDDVASSRAAIELLGVRAKGTTERLTITASGFDGLREPGGVVDCGNSGTSMRVLSGLLAGRPFLSVLDGDASLRQRPMARVVEPLRAMGATIDARADGTLAPIAIRGGGLRGGSFTPSVASAQVKSALVLAGLQASGPIEITELAPSRDHTERMLAALGAPVTVGDGVVRVGAGQPQAFELAVPGDPSSAAFFVVAACITPGSELVIDDVALNPSRIAFVDVLRRMGADIDVEEVEVRVGEPVGSITVRAADLHGTEIAGAEVVAVQDEIPALAVAAAFADGVTDIRDAAELRVKESDRIGTVEQELGQLGIGVESRADGLAIRGGRPQAATMKGHGDHRIAMAAAIAGHAIEADSTVRGWSIAAVSYPTFLDDLASVTGGGHD